From the genome of Ectobacillus sp. JY-23, one region includes:
- a CDS encoding aldo/keto reductase family oxidoreductase, protein MEQIQLAENVKFSRIVHGLWRLTEWNMTDAEVVQLIEQCMELGITTFDHADIYGDYTCETLFGQALRQKPSLRENMQIVTKCGIKLLSDKYPERTVKYYDTSKEHIIKSVEQSLRNLQTEYIDVLLIHRPDPFMNPAEVAEAFRQLRQEGKVLQFGVSNFLPSQFDMLSAHVDEPLVTNQIEISALQLEHFGNGTLDKCQETRIAPMAWSPLAGGSIFRDSSERAERVRSVLEKIGTEIGATSLDEVLYAWLLQHPARIMPIVGSGKLERIQSAVNATKLSMTTHQWFEIYTASMGHEVP, encoded by the coding sequence ATGGAACAAATACAGCTTGCTGAGAATGTAAAATTTTCTCGTATCGTGCATGGCCTGTGGCGTTTGACAGAGTGGAACATGACGGACGCTGAGGTTGTGCAATTAATTGAACAATGCATGGAGCTGGGGATTACAACATTTGATCATGCCGACATTTATGGTGATTACACATGTGAAACGCTATTTGGTCAAGCTTTGCGCCAAAAACCATCGCTTCGTGAAAACATGCAAATCGTAACAAAGTGCGGTATTAAGCTATTATCCGATAAATATCCGGAACGCACAGTAAAATATTATGACACAAGCAAAGAACATATTATTAAAAGTGTAGAACAATCACTGCGTAATCTACAAACGGAGTATATTGATGTTTTGCTGATCCATCGTCCGGATCCGTTCATGAACCCTGCTGAAGTTGCAGAAGCATTTCGTCAACTGCGTCAGGAAGGAAAGGTATTACAATTTGGTGTGTCCAACTTCTTACCATCGCAATTTGATATGCTGAGCGCTCATGTAGATGAGCCGCTTGTTACCAATCAAATTGAAATTTCGGCCCTGCAGCTTGAGCATTTCGGGAACGGTACCTTGGATAAGTGTCAAGAAACACGCATTGCGCCAATGGCTTGGTCACCTCTTGCTGGCGGCAGTATTTTCCGTGACTCTTCTGAGCGTGCTGAGCGTGTTCGTAGTGTTCTTGAGAAAATTGGTACTGAAATTGGTGCCACATCGCTAGATGAAGTATTGTATGCATGGTTACTGCAGCACCCAGCGCGTATTATGCCGATTGTTGGTTCTGGCAAGCTAGAGCGTATCCAATCTGCAGTGAATGCGACGAAGTTATCTATGACAACGCATCAGTGGTTTGAGATTTATACGGCGTCTATGGGACATGAGGTGCCGTAG
- a CDS encoding 5'-methylthioadenosine/adenosylhomocysteine nucleosidase yields the protein MMKWIKYILLLAMLFNISTPVAASQGKPSITIGIIAPMEEELKLLRSKMEIESTEKLANFEFYKGTLDGVDTVLVRSGIGKVNSAVAAQILITLYKVNFLINSGVAGALNPKLKVGDILISKDAVQHDVDQTAIDEPPGKFEDSDVIYYKADERLIRLAQEAAKGLPGVKSYVGRVASGDQFVSEEKRKNEIISTFQADVVEMEGGAIGQVAYLNRIPYIIIRSISDPVSEGGGEDYQNFVKLAAKNAGYLIEEMIKRLPESD from the coding sequence ATGATGAAGTGGATTAAATATATCCTGTTACTTGCAATGCTTTTTAATATCAGCACACCCGTCGCTGCTTCACAGGGGAAACCTTCTATAACAATTGGTATCATTGCACCAATGGAGGAAGAATTAAAGCTATTACGCTCAAAGATGGAAATTGAATCTACCGAAAAGCTCGCGAACTTTGAGTTCTATAAAGGAACATTAGACGGCGTAGATACGGTATTGGTACGGTCTGGAATAGGAAAAGTGAACTCAGCTGTTGCCGCACAAATTTTAATTACATTATATAAAGTAAATTTCCTGATTAACTCTGGTGTTGCCGGTGCCCTGAACCCCAAGCTAAAAGTAGGGGATATTTTAATCTCAAAAGATGCTGTCCAGCATGATGTAGATCAAACAGCAATCGATGAGCCACCAGGAAAATTTGAAGACTCTGATGTTATTTACTACAAGGCCGATGAACGACTTATTCGTTTGGCACAAGAAGCAGCAAAAGGATTGCCGGGTGTAAAAAGCTATGTAGGTCGCGTGGCTAGCGGTGATCAATTTGTAAGTGAAGAAAAGCGCAAAAACGAAATCATTTCTACGTTTCAAGCTGATGTTGTGGAAATGGAAGGCGGTGCGATTGGACAGGTAGCCTACTTAAACCGAATTCCGTATATTATCATCCGCTCTATTTCCGACCCGGTCAGCGAAGGCGGAGGAGAAGATTATCAAAACTTTGTCAAGCTCGCCGCTAAAAATGCAGGGTATCTAATTGAAGAGATGATAAAGCGGTTGCCGGAGTCGGATTAG
- the dat gene encoding D-amino-acid transaminase — MKPILLLENRLIDTRVEQPSASLHDRASQFGDGVYEVIRLYQGTFHLLEPHLARLYRSMEELEIRPSFTKAELIHWLYELVAQNECKEDGIVYLQISRGAQIRNHVYADNLTPIVYGYVAEKERPVTLMQTGIHACTEQDIRWLRCDIKSLNLLPNVLARTNAERKNCQEALLVRGNTVTEGSQSNFFFVKQGTLYTHPANHLILNGIVRQYVCSLASRLGIPVREEIFSVKDVLLAEEAFFTGTTFEVLPMTYLDGAAINSGVVGSVTTALQKAFQDSIAVGTTQ; from the coding sequence ATGAAACCGATTCTTTTATTAGAAAATCGACTAATTGATACAAGAGTAGAACAGCCGAGCGCTTCCCTGCATGATCGTGCTTCTCAATTTGGAGACGGTGTGTATGAAGTCATTCGGTTATATCAAGGTACATTCCATCTATTGGAGCCTCATTTAGCTCGCCTATATCGCTCAATGGAGGAGCTAGAAATTCGCCCTTCCTTTACAAAGGCCGAGCTAATTCACTGGCTATATGAGCTCGTGGCACAAAATGAATGTAAAGAAGACGGCATTGTTTATCTGCAAATTTCAAGAGGTGCTCAAATTCGTAACCATGTGTACGCAGACAATCTCACACCCATTGTGTATGGGTATGTAGCTGAAAAAGAACGACCAGTTACACTCATGCAAACTGGCATTCATGCCTGTACTGAGCAAGATATTCGTTGGCTTCGCTGTGACATTAAATCATTGAATTTATTACCGAATGTGCTAGCTCGTACAAACGCTGAGCGCAAAAACTGCCAAGAAGCGCTGCTTGTTCGCGGCAATACGGTTACTGAGGGCAGTCAGTCTAATTTCTTCTTTGTGAAGCAAGGTACATTATATACACACCCCGCCAATCATCTTATTTTAAACGGCATTGTCCGACAGTATGTATGCTCACTTGCAAGTAGGCTTGGCATACCGGTTCGTGAAGAAATATTCAGCGTGAAAGACGTGTTGCTTGCAGAAGAAGCCTTTTTCACAGGCACTACCTTTGAAGTTTTGCCCATGACATATCTTGATGGGGCAGCAATTAATAGCGGTGTAGTGGGATCTGTTACAACTGCACTGCAAAAAGCTTTTCAAGACAGCATTGCTGTAGGTACGACACAATAA